Proteins found in one Arachis stenosperma cultivar V10309 chromosome 8, arast.V10309.gnm1.PFL2, whole genome shotgun sequence genomic segment:
- the LOC130946031 gene encoding naringenin 8-dimethylallyltransferase 2, chloroplastic-like: protein MQNNIIIKTSLDPRSTFDKYEKRPLINAVTTESYEPKPQAHNSKIIIESIIHGFDNFRIFSRFYAFMGLVAGSFFSSLLAVDNLSQLFPTFFNGYLQYIVPHFFMHLYIVGLNQLADLEIDKINKPYLPLASGEFSYTNGVITVASFLFLSFGSAWMIGSKPSLWSLLVTCMLMTAYSINLPFLRWKKSTTLTVMAHAIGMTTSFNIAAFMHMKTFVLKKATTYPRSLFLATVVMAIFFAVVAMAKDLPDIEGDKAAGIKTLAVRLGPKRVFWFCVSLLEIAYGAAILIGASSPFLWSKLFTVSAHAIMALILWVRANSTDLSSNISLQSFYMFIFKLIYVENIVTLLVR from the exons ATGCAAAATAATATCATCATCAAGACATCTTTGGATCCAAGATCTACATTTGATAAATATGAGAAGAGACCCTTAATCAATGCAGTGACTACAGAATCATATGAACCTAAACCACAAGCtcataattcaaaaattattattgaatctATCATACATGGCTTTGATAATTTTCGCATATTTAGCAGATTTTACGCATTTATGGGCCTT GTGGCAGGCTCATTTTTTTCATCACTCCTTGCCGTGGACAATCTATCACAATTATTTCCAACTTTTTTTAATGGCTATTTACAG TATATTGTACCACACTTCTTCATGCATCTCTATATTGTTGGATTGAATCAATTAGCTGATCTTGAAATAGACAAG ATTAATAAGCCATATCTTCCTTTAGCATCTGGAGAATTTTCTTACACAAATGGAGTTATAACTGTGGCATCATTTTTATTTCTG AGCTttggatctgcttggatgataGGATCAAAACCATCGCTTTGGTCTCTTCTTGTCACTTGTATGCTAATGACAGCTTATTCCATTAAT TTACCTTTCTTAAGATGGAAGAAATCTACAACACTAACCGTAATGGCTCATGCAATTGGGATGACTACATCGTTCAATATTGCAGCTTTTATGCACATGAAG ACTTTTGTGCTGAAGAAGGCAACTACATATCCAAGATCCCTATTTTTGGCTACTGTTGTGATGGCAATATTTTTTGCGGTTGTAGCAATGGCAAAG GATTTGCCAGACATTGAAGGAGACAAAGCAGCAGGAATCAAAACTTTGGCAGTACGATTAGGTCCTAAGcgg GTATTTTGGTTTTGTGTTTCACTTCTTGAAATTGCTTATGGAGCTGCTATTCTAATTGGAGCATCATCTCCATTCTTATGGAGTAAACTTTTTacg GTTTCCGCACATGCTATCATGGCTTTGATTCTTTGGGTTCGTGCTAACTCTACAGATCTATCAAGCAACATTTCATTGCAATCCTTTTACATGTTTATATTTAAG